A part of Paenibacillus donghaensis genomic DNA contains:
- a CDS encoding response regulator, which produces MSLGNRTILVVDDEPRTRQGIRQTLEVWAAGRYIVETADNGIDARDRLLQGRVHLLITDVRMPEVSGLDLIRSLKGEVRKPVIIVISGYAEFEYVQQALRLGAVNYLLKPLDKGELVQVVEAALKQEEEQQRHEKLEKLVDHKLMEIDPDTAGMGEPVKEALAYVEQHLHEQLTLAEVAGMIHLNASYFSVLFKEQTGVSFSEYLSRLRIQRAKELLLQTRLPIGEIGERVGYRTDKYFIKVFKSLEALSPSRYRQQMKDERSEIQ; this is translated from the coding sequence ATGAGCCTGGGCAATAGGACGATTCTGGTCGTGGATGATGAACCGAGAACACGGCAGGGCATCAGGCAGACGCTGGAGGTGTGGGCGGCTGGCCGATATATCGTAGAAACGGCCGATAATGGGATTGATGCGCGTGATCGGCTGCTGCAGGGGCGGGTGCATCTGCTGATTACCGATGTTCGTATGCCTGAGGTCAGCGGACTGGATCTGATCCGCTCCCTAAAGGGCGAGGTCCGGAAGCCGGTCATTATTGTCATTTCCGGTTATGCTGAATTCGAATATGTGCAGCAGGCCCTTAGGCTGGGGGCGGTCAATTATCTGCTTAAGCCGCTGGACAAGGGGGAGCTGGTGCAGGTAGTCGAGGCTGCTCTGAAGCAGGAGGAAGAACAGCAGCGCCACGAGAAGCTGGAGAAGCTGGTCGATCACAAGCTGATGGAAATCGACCCGGATACGGCGGGCATGGGTGAACCGGTCAAAGAAGCCCTGGCCTATGTGGAGCAGCATCTGCATGAGCAGCTGACCCTGGCCGAGGTGGCCGGAATGATTCACTTGAATGCCAGCTACTTCAGCGTGCTCTTCAAGGAGCAGACCGGAGTATCATTCAGCGAATATTTGTCCCGCCTGAGAATTCAACGGGCCAAGGAGCTGCTGCTGCAGACGCGCCTGCCGATTGGAGAGATCGGTGAGCGGGTAGGCTACCGCACGGATAAATATTTTATCAAGGTGTTCAAGTCCCTGGAAGCCCTGAGTCCGAGCCGCTATCGCCAGCAGATGAAGGATGAGCGCAGCGAAATCCAATAA
- a CDS encoding carbohydrate ABC transporter permease, translating to MRTEAAHSYPPLRQRSGVLLLRRSGYSLLYIALIAVAVIQVLPLVWLFIFSLKNNQEVFNMAPFAIPAHPHWSNYENVWSNGNIGQYFINSVWITAVSLALTVMLASFVTFAVTRMRWKSSSLVLGLFMVGLMIPVHSTLIPLFSMFNKLHLTDNPVSIILSYVAFNLPTTIMILLGFYYSLPKEVEEAAIIDGCSVNTMFFRIVLPMTSSVLATTAIINMIYNWNEFIFVNTFISSDHFKTLTVGVQNFIGQYTTDWGAIGATLMISILPILLVFLIMSERIVEGIAAGSVKG from the coding sequence ATGAGAACTGAAGCTGCTCACAGCTATCCGCCCTTGCGGCAGCGGAGCGGAGTCCTTCTGCTGCGCAGATCCGGTTACAGCCTGCTCTATATTGCGCTTATTGCCGTGGCTGTAATCCAGGTGCTGCCGCTGGTCTGGCTGTTCATTTTCTCGCTGAAGAACAATCAGGAAGTCTTTAATATGGCACCTTTTGCGATTCCGGCCCACCCCCACTGGAGCAACTATGAGAATGTGTGGTCCAATGGCAACATAGGGCAGTATTTCATCAACAGTGTGTGGATTACAGCGGTGTCGCTGGCGCTTACCGTAATGCTTGCCAGCTTTGTTACCTTTGCGGTGACTCGCATGAGATGGAAGAGCAGCTCACTCGTACTTGGCCTGTTCATGGTGGGGCTGATGATCCCCGTCCATTCTACGCTGATCCCATTGTTCAGTATGTTCAACAAGCTTCATTTGACGGACAATCCGGTCTCCATCATCCTGTCTTATGTGGCGTTCAACCTGCCGACCACCATCATGATCCTGCTTGGATTCTATTATTCACTCCCGAAGGAAGTGGAGGAAGCGGCCATTATAGACGGCTGCTCTGTAAATACGATGTTCTTCCGGATTGTGCTGCCCATGACCTCGTCGGTGCTGGCAACCACGGCTATTATCAATATGATCTATAACTGGAATGAGTTTATCTTCGTCAACACTTTCATCAGCTCGGATCATTTCAAGACGCTTACGGTCGGGGTGCAGAATTTCATCGGGCAGTATACTACGGATTGGGGCGCCATCGGGGCGACCCTAATGATCAGCATTCTGCCGATTCTGCTGGTGTTCCTGATTATGAGTGAGCGGATTGTCGAGGGCATTGCAGCAGGGTCTGTAAAAGGGTAA
- a CDS encoding cache domain-containing sensor histidine kinase, which translates to MLIIIAVSGAFVYNRVSYLLKNNAERHIQQTAVQANGRLDALIGQIDSLMEQVANHPTVQQLLTEELNGKSVSFNQRQSLLQIISSYQAYMPSVGSLELYTADYRLLFPIKDGSLGTRISAPYITEANIQKGRLVWIGVDPSDDQSLLAIRQVSLMDHWFSRGGYLMARIQRSYFQLDDPLSGSDGGESVLLVNDEGQLLGSSEEPQAELLPLLASKDQTVSFQGREYVQVKLRSDKTNWTLLVLTPLSYVTKGLSVLRTVLLVSGGIGTLLFLIMSFVLSTMITRPIIHLIRAMRKSRLGVLTPNQESVSTMELRELNYTYNGMIANMNDLIRVVYEKEMLQSRTELKALQAQINPHFLFNTLEAFNWSLEEKGEEELAGLVIVMSRLFRYIIGNSNSDEWVTLGEEMEQVKHYLKIMEMRMGDRLSWIIKLEPEGAAVPVPKLLVQPIVENAILHGVESQVGSGTVSVTVAPSTREGWTQITVQDNGPGMEADTLRSLYSALAGGPSISAKGTGIGLVNVQRRLKLYYEAQGTKMEGLSIESKLSEGTIVTFEIPNNGGHTYEPGQ; encoded by the coding sequence ATGCTGATTATTATTGCTGTTTCCGGGGCGTTCGTGTACAACAGGGTATCCTATTTGCTGAAAAACAATGCAGAGCGGCACATCCAGCAGACTGCGGTGCAAGCGAATGGGAGGCTCGATGCGCTGATCGGCCAGATCGACAGCCTGATGGAGCAGGTGGCGAATCATCCGACAGTACAGCAGCTGCTGACGGAAGAGCTGAACGGCAAATCCGTGTCTTTCAATCAGCGGCAGTCTCTGCTGCAGATTATCTCCAGCTATCAGGCCTATATGCCGAGTGTGGGTTCCCTGGAGCTGTATACGGCGGATTACCGGCTACTGTTCCCGATCAAAGACGGCAGCCTTGGGACAAGGATCAGTGCTCCTTATATCACCGAAGCCAATATCCAAAAAGGCAGGCTGGTCTGGATCGGCGTCGATCCGAGCGATGATCAGAGCCTTCTGGCCATCCGTCAGGTCAGTCTGATGGACCACTGGTTCTCACGAGGCGGCTATTTGATGGCGCGCATCCAGCGCAGCTACTTTCAGCTCGATGATCCGCTGTCCGGGAGCGACGGAGGCGAGTCTGTGCTGCTGGTGAATGACGAAGGCCAGCTGCTCGGCAGCAGTGAGGAGCCGCAGGCGGAGCTGCTGCCGCTGCTTGCCAGCAAGGATCAGACGGTCAGCTTCCAGGGCAGAGAATATGTGCAGGTGAAGCTGCGCTCGGACAAGACAAACTGGACGCTGCTGGTGCTCACTCCGTTAAGCTATGTTACAAAGGGTCTCTCTGTTCTGAGAACGGTACTGCTGGTCTCGGGGGGGATCGGAACCCTGCTCTTTTTAATTATGTCTTTTGTGCTGTCCACGATGATCACAAGGCCGATTATCCATCTGATCCGGGCAATGCGCAAATCCCGGCTAGGAGTACTCACACCCAATCAGGAGTCGGTATCTACAATGGAGCTAAGGGAGCTGAATTATACGTATAACGGCATGATTGCCAATATGAATGATCTGATCCGGGTGGTATATGAAAAAGAAATGCTGCAGAGCCGAACCGAGCTTAAAGCGCTGCAGGCACAGATTAATCCCCATTTCCTGTTCAATACGCTGGAGGCGTTCAACTGGTCGCTTGAGGAGAAAGGCGAAGAAGAGCTGGCCGGGCTTGTGATTGTGATGTCGAGACTCTTCCGGTACATTATCGGAAATTCGAACTCCGATGAGTGGGTTACCCTCGGAGAAGAAATGGAGCAGGTCAAACATTATCTGAAAATTATGGAGATGCGGATGGGGGATCGCCTGTCCTGGATTATTAAGCTCGAACCGGAGGGGGCTGCCGTACCGGTGCCTAAGCTGCTCGTTCAGCCGATTGTCGAGAATGCCATTCTCCATGGGGTGGAGAGCCAGGTAGGCAGCGGAACGGTCAGTGTCACCGTCGCCCCATCCACACGTGAAGGCTGGACCCAAATAACCGTACAGGACAACGGCCCTGGGATGGAGGCTGACACGCTTCGGTCACTGTACAGTGCGCTTGCAGGCGGTCCGTCCATCTCTGCCAAGGGTACGGGAATAGGGCTTGTAAATGTACAGCGGCGGCTCAAGCTGTACTATGAAGCGCAAGGAACGAAGATGGAAGGGCTGAGCATTGAGAGCAAATTGTCCGAGGGCACGATCGTCACTTTTGAAATTCCGAACAATGGAGGACATACCTATGAGCCTGGGCAATAG
- a CDS encoding carbohydrate ABC transporter permease, with translation MEKVMSNKLVIALYVLPSLLLIMGIIYIPIVLTGYYGLNQWDGISKMVFIGLDNYKELVQDSAFWHSALHSLLLALFSGVSLIGYLGIAMVLSGKIKGANLLRKIYLVPMLLSSVAIAQLWLKIYHPTNGVLNSLLVSLGVDNPPSWLAEPSIVLIALFIPIIWQYAGFYILIYYAALKNIPESLMEAARIDGASPWQIATRIKLPLISEVIKVTVVLSVVGSLKYFDLIYVMTDGGPNGASEVMASYMYHKAFRSFDFGYGSAIGFFLLLICLVATFLIRKATASKETIQYS, from the coding sequence ATGGAGAAAGTGATGTCCAACAAGCTGGTAATTGCACTCTACGTGCTGCCTTCCCTGCTGCTTATCATGGGCATTATATATATTCCGATTGTACTGACCGGCTATTACGGCCTCAATCAGTGGGACGGGATCAGCAAGATGGTCTTCATTGGGCTGGATAACTACAAGGAGCTGGTTCAGGATTCTGCGTTCTGGCACAGTGCGCTGCACTCCTTGCTGCTCGCTTTGTTCTCGGGAGTCAGCCTGATCGGCTACCTGGGGATCGCGATGGTGCTGTCGGGAAAGATCAAAGGCGCGAATCTGCTGCGCAAAATCTATTTGGTTCCGATGCTGCTGTCATCGGTAGCCATCGCCCAGCTGTGGCTGAAAATCTATCATCCGACGAACGGGGTGCTGAACAGTCTGCTGGTGTCTCTGGGAGTTGATAACCCGCCCTCATGGCTGGCCGAGCCTTCCATAGTTTTGATAGCACTGTTTATCCCTATCATCTGGCAGTACGCCGGATTCTATATTCTGATTTATTATGCGGCCTTGAAGAACATTCCCGAATCGCTGATGGAAGCGGCGCGGATTGACGGAGCCAGCCCTTGGCAGATCGCCACCCGGATCAAGCTTCCGCTGATCAGCGAGGTGATTAAGGTTACGGTGGTACTGTCGGTGGTGGGGTCGCTGAAATATTTCGACCTCATCTATGTAATGACTGACGGCGGACCCAACGGAGCCAGTGAGGTGATGGCATCCTATATGTATCATAAGGCGTTCCGCAGCTTTGACTTCGGATACGGCAGTGCCATCGGGTTCTTCCTGCTGCTGATCTGCCTGGTAGCGACCTTCCTGATCCGCAAGGCTACCGCGTCCAAAGAGACGATTCAATACTCTTGA
- a CDS encoding extracellular solute-binding protein, whose translation MPRNKITKSLVLTSMLALVLSGCGGGNGNNTAANNTAAPADTAASTEAPAPKVTLKMMHLWPAGSSAQQNKLVGQIIGDYQKEHPNVTIKQEVLENEQYKNKLKVLSASNELPDVGITWAAGFMEPYVMGGLFAPLDDILGGEQLKDKFVPGTTEAYAVDGKTYALPIELNISPIYYNKDIFAKYNLQVPTTYDEFKQVVKTLSDNGVAPIALGNKDRWTGSLWYMYLADRIAGSDTLKKATNGTGSFDDLGLIQAAAEVQTLVDMNAFNKGFNGLSNDEGKSEFMNEKAAMYLMGTWELPNFTTNPDIPQEFKDKVGFFKFPTVEGGKGNINSWVGGPGVGLFVAESSEVKEEAKAFVEYFVAKWGQDSVTTAGVIPATKVDTSNSELPQLYVDLLNELNNASSITLFADVQMKPNAAQVHLDMIQALFGTAVTPEQFAAKHKEAVDKGN comes from the coding sequence ATGCCAAGGAATAAGATAACCAAAAGCCTGGTATTGACATCAATGTTGGCGCTCGTTCTGTCGGGCTGTGGCGGGGGGAACGGAAATAATACAGCTGCGAACAACACCGCAGCCCCGGCGGATACCGCGGCATCCACTGAGGCACCGGCGCCTAAAGTCACCCTCAAGATGATGCATCTATGGCCGGCGGGAAGCTCAGCCCAGCAGAATAAACTGGTTGGACAGATCATTGGCGATTACCAAAAGGAGCATCCGAACGTCACGATCAAACAGGAGGTATTGGAGAATGAGCAGTACAAGAACAAGCTGAAGGTGCTGTCGGCCTCCAATGAGCTGCCGGATGTCGGTATTACATGGGCGGCGGGTTTCATGGAGCCTTACGTGATGGGTGGATTGTTCGCTCCGCTGGATGATATTCTGGGCGGTGAACAGCTTAAGGATAAATTCGTTCCCGGTACTACGGAAGCTTATGCGGTGGACGGCAAGACCTACGCCCTGCCCATCGAGCTGAACATCTCGCCCATTTACTACAACAAGGACATTTTTGCTAAATACAATCTGCAGGTTCCGACGACCTATGATGAATTCAAGCAAGTTGTGAAGACACTCTCGGATAACGGTGTAGCCCCTATCGCCTTGGGCAACAAAGACCGCTGGACCGGCTCCCTGTGGTACATGTATCTGGCTGACCGGATCGCGGGAAGCGATACCTTGAAGAAAGCGACGAATGGTACAGGCTCATTCGATGATCTCGGGCTGATCCAGGCTGCGGCTGAAGTGCAGACACTGGTGGACATGAATGCCTTCAACAAGGGGTTCAACGGATTGTCCAATGATGAAGGCAAGTCGGAGTTCATGAATGAAAAGGCGGCCATGTACCTGATGGGAACCTGGGAGCTGCCTAACTTCACCACTAACCCGGATATCCCGCAGGAATTCAAGGACAAGGTTGGATTCTTCAAGTTCCCTACTGTAGAAGGGGGCAAAGGGAATATCAACAGCTGGGTGGGCGGTCCCGGTGTCGGACTGTTCGTAGCCGAATCCTCCGAAGTGAAGGAAGAAGCCAAAGCGTTTGTTGAATACTTCGTAGCCAAGTGGGGACAGGACTCCGTGACCACAGCGGGAGTCATTCCGGCTACCAAAGTAGATACTTCGAATTCCGAGCTTCCTCAGCTGTATGTCGATCTGCTTAACGAGCTTAATAATGCCAGCAGCATTACCTTGTTTGCGGATGTGCAGATGAAGCCGAACGCCGCTCAGGTCCACCTGGATATGATTCAGGCGCTGTTCGGCACAGCGGTGACGCCGGAGCAGTTCGCTGCCAAGCATAAAGAAGCGGTAGACAAAGGAAACTGA
- a CDS encoding ABC transporter ATP-binding protein, giving the protein MFLLNHVKKRTLWIFGFLIFFASFENVLFSLFMKMTLDVAENGKLEQIPIIIVSLLASFTTVSAFGYLAGKSKNHVICEFNSSVKNKMYKGILETYSEHINPSSLLSKFTGDSKMIEQKFVQPILLIFQSICIFILSLTLSVTYDLTMTLIFILCSLAPALISVLFKKKLIESSARWSSANENYVKYLKEILMGRKTIRIYNLEKTISQHHDEMNAQTETAQKKMNNVSALVSSLVSAIGMISFFIPIIIGTIQVIRGNLSIGTLLGLLQISNTILSPLMSVIEQMNNISQAKPLIENIKKLNLNIVNHDGRDTEEFTPLSKYEIRISSFSANRNGLPLFTPVDIIIEEGEKVLIAGESGVGKSTVLNIIQGLHNDYTGSVRFADLEVRDLSYETISQSIGLIQQEPFIFDDTIENNIRLWEEFTQDELDRIINEVSLNSIIHSNGKDFSVGEDGKNISGGQKQRIEIARMLIRNKRILLLDEITSALDQKTAENIRQLLFSLPLTVIEVAHNYNSERYDKIICLARESEQMVSMEA; this is encoded by the coding sequence ATGTTCTTGTTGAATCATGTGAAAAAAAGAACATTATGGATATTTGGATTTCTGATATTTTTTGCCTCTTTTGAAAATGTTCTTTTCAGCTTGTTTATGAAGATGACATTGGATGTTGCGGAAAATGGGAAACTGGAGCAAATACCCATTATCATTGTTTCTCTACTTGCTAGTTTCACTACTGTCTCAGCATTCGGCTATCTAGCCGGAAAAAGTAAAAACCATGTGATCTGCGAGTTTAATTCGAGCGTTAAGAACAAAATGTACAAAGGTATACTAGAGACCTACTCCGAACATATTAATCCTTCATCTTTGTTATCTAAATTTACGGGTGATTCAAAGATGATTGAACAAAAGTTTGTTCAACCGATCCTGTTGATTTTTCAAAGCATCTGTATCTTCATCCTTTCATTAACATTATCTGTAACCTATGATTTGACCATGACCCTCATTTTCATCCTATGCTCGCTGGCACCCGCGCTGATCTCTGTTCTATTTAAGAAAAAGCTGATTGAATCATCCGCCCGTTGGTCTTCTGCAAATGAAAACTATGTAAAATATTTAAAAGAAATATTGATGGGGAGAAAGACAATCCGCATCTATAATTTGGAGAAAACAATTTCTCAACATCACGATGAAATGAATGCTCAGACTGAAACAGCGCAAAAAAAAATGAACAACGTTTCCGCCCTGGTATCATCTCTTGTAAGCGCTATAGGAATGATCTCCTTTTTTATCCCGATAATTATAGGCACAATCCAAGTAATTCGGGGGAATCTATCCATTGGCACACTGCTTGGTTTGTTGCAGATATCAAATACGATTCTAAGCCCGCTAATGTCGGTGATAGAACAGATGAATAACATTAGCCAGGCTAAACCATTAATAGAAAATATAAAAAAGTTAAACTTGAATATTGTCAACCATGATGGTAGAGACACAGAGGAATTCACTCCACTTTCTAAGTATGAGATTAGAATAAGTAGCTTTTCTGCCAATCGCAATGGTCTACCTCTGTTTACCCCCGTTGATATCATTATCGAGGAGGGGGAAAAAGTGTTAATCGCAGGAGAATCCGGGGTTGGGAAATCAACCGTCTTGAATATCATTCAGGGTTTGCATAACGATTACACGGGAAGCGTGCGGTTTGCTGATCTTGAAGTGAGGGATCTATCTTATGAAACTATTAGCCAAAGCATTGGGTTAATACAACAAGAACCCTTTATATTTGATGATACGATTGAGAATAACATAAGATTGTGGGAAGAATTCACGCAGGATGAGCTGGATAGAATCATCAACGAGGTGAGTTTGAATTCTATTATTCATAGTAACGGTAAAGATTTCAGCGTAGGCGAAGATGGGAAGAACATTTCGGGAGGGCAAAAGCAAAGAATTGAGATAGCTCGAATGCTGATCCGAAATAAACGAATTTTATTGCTGGATGAAATTACATCCGCTTTGGACCAAAAAACTGCCGAAAACATCCGGCAATTGCTGTTTTCTCTTCCTCTCACTGTAATTGAAGTGGCTCATAACTACAACAGTGAAAGGTACGACAAGATTATTTGTTTGGCGCGGGAATCAGAGCAAATGGTAAGTATGGAGGCATGA